One genomic window of Nitrospiria bacterium includes the following:
- a CDS encoding PAS domain-containing protein has protein sequence MDLICVAGFNGYFSDLSRSWEKTLGWSKKDLLSKPYIEFVHPEDQAATMVQSQNISTGRQLASFENRFLCKDGNYKWFHWTAIPHVEEEKIDSVKYYYGER, from the coding sequence TTGGATTTAATTTGTGTTGCCGGTTTTAACGGTTATTTTTCTGATCTGAGCAGATCTTGGGAGAAAACCCTGGGTTGGTCCAAAAAGGATCTCTTATCGAAGCCTTATATTGAATTCGTTCACCCTGAAGATCAGGCGGCCACCATGGTCCAGTCTCAAAATATTTCAACCGGAAGACAACTGGCATCCTTTGAAAACCGCTTCCTTTGTAAGGACGGGAATTACAAATGGTTCCATTGGACCGCGATTCCCCATGTAGAGGAGGAAAAAATCGATAGTGTAAAGTATTACTACGGGGAGCGATAA
- a CDS encoding GAF domain-containing protein: protein MLEPSLSPNEDERLGALRSLQILDTPFEDRFDRVTRLATRLFDVPISLVSLIDANRQWFKSCEGLSVMETSRAISMCGHAILKDDMLVITDATQDSRFADNPLVIHGPNIRFYAGQPLGGLGGYKMGTLCIIDHRPRTFKKEDRDSLKDLACIVENELSNVQLNQANKRLWEEESLLKYKNEDLQKLNEALQWEIKNRKEAEQDRHRFLKFLWI, encoded by the coding sequence ATGCTGGAACCTTCCCTTTCTCCCAATGAGGATGAGAGACTGGGTGCCCTCCGGAGCCTCCAAATTCTGGATACTCCTTTTGAAGACCGCTTTGATCGTGTGACCCGCTTGGCCACACGGCTTTTTGATGTTCCCATTTCTTTGGTAAGCCTCATTGACGCCAACCGCCAATGGTTTAAGTCCTGTGAAGGCCTCTCGGTAATGGAGACGTCCCGGGCCATTTCAATGTGCGGTCATGCGATTTTAAAAGATGACATGTTGGTCATCACTGATGCGACCCAGGATAGCCGTTTTGCAGATAACCCCTTGGTGATCCATGGGCCTAATATTCGATTCTATGCGGGGCAACCTCTAGGGGGGCTAGGAGGATACAAAATGGGGACTTTGTGTATTATCGACCACCGTCCCCGAACCTTTAAAAAAGAAGACCGTGATTCTTTAAAAGATTTGGCCTGTATTGTTGAAAATGAGCTCAGCAATGTTCAGTTAAATCAGGCGAATAAAAGGCTTTGGGAAGAGGAATCTCTTTTAAAATATAAAAATGAAGACCTACAAAAATTGAACGAGGCTTTGCAATGGGAAATAAAAAACCGGAAAGAGGCGGAACAAGACCGGCACCGGTTTTTGAAATTTCTTTGGATTTAA
- a CDS encoding SOS response-associated peptidase, with translation MCGRYSQTLDVSKLIERFKVKPPPFKLSPRYNIAPSQDAPVIVNLEEHSLKMFRWGLIPSWAKDPSIGQKMINARLETLQEKPSFKRLIRKKRCLVISDGFYEWKKESNGKTKTPMRVFLKSREPFAFAGLWDTWKNAEGIETHSFTIITTEAIASIKTIHERMPVILDPKIEESWLDPELEPSQVLASLTPFPTPEKMEFYPVSKLINSPKNDLPECIDQA, from the coding sequence ATGTGTGGCCGTTATTCCCAAACCTTGGATGTTTCAAAACTAATAGAAAGATTTAAGGTTAAACCACCCCCTTTTAAACTTTCCCCGCGTTATAACATCGCCCCCAGTCAGGATGCCCCGGTGATTGTGAATCTTGAAGAGCATTCTTTAAAGATGTTCCGTTGGGGTTTGATCCCATCCTGGGCTAAGGACCCCTCCATCGGCCAAAAAATGATTAACGCCCGTTTGGAAACCCTACAGGAGAAACCCAGTTTTAAGCGTCTGATTCGAAAAAAAAGATGTTTGGTGATTTCCGATGGTTTTTATGAATGGAAAAAGGAGTCCAACGGAAAAACCAAAACCCCCATGAGAGTTTTTTTGAAATCCCGGGAGCCCTTTGCTTTTGCAGGATTGTGGGATACCTGGAAAAATGCTGAGGGGATTGAAACCCATTCTTTTACAATTATTACCACCGAAGCCATCGCTTCGATCAAAACCATTCATGAACGGATGCCTGTGATCCTGGATCCAAAGATTGAAGAGAGTTGGCTGGATCCTGAATTAGAACCCTCCCAAGTATTGGCATCTCTTACTCCTTTTCCCACACCCGAGAAAATGGAGTTTTACCCGGTTTCCAAATTAATAAACTCCCCCAAAAATGATTTGCCGGAATGTATCGACCAGGCATAA